From Pelosinus fermentans DSM 17108, the proteins below share one genomic window:
- a CDS encoding stage V sporulation protein S — translation MEVLKVSAKSNPNSVAGALAGVLRERGGAEMQAIGAGALNQAVKAVAIARGFVAPHGVDLICIPAFTDILIDGEERTAMKLIVQPR, via the coding sequence ATGGAAGTCTTGAAAGTATCAGCAAAATCTAACCCGAATTCTGTAGCAGGTGCATTGGCCGGAGTGCTAAGAGAACGTGGTGGCGCTGAGATGCAAGCCATCGGTGCAGGAGCACTTAACCAGGCAGTAAAAGCAGTAGCAATTGCAAGAGGATTTGTAGCACCACATGGTGTTGATCTTATTTGCATCCCTGCCTTTACAGATATTTTAATTGATGGTGAAGAACGAACCGCGATGAAACTAATAGTCCAACCAAGATAA
- a CDS encoding TIGR00282 family metallophosphoesterase has protein sequence MNIMMIGDICGQPGRRTAAHYIPLLKKKYNLDLIIANGENSAGGVGITANVLKELLEMGIDCITTGNHVWDKKEVFNFIDTEKRLIRPANYPPGTPGKGYHILSMNNYKIAVVNLLGRVFMPAIDCPFRTADQILSKIKDQCEIIIIDFHAEATSEKLALGYYLDGQVSCIVGTHTHIQTADERILPEGTAFISDIGMVGSWNSILGVDKEPVIQKFLTGLPTKFTVASGSETIFCAVIIKIDPSTNKISEIIRIQENFKF, from the coding sequence TTGAATATTATGATGATCGGTGATATTTGTGGTCAACCTGGTAGACGTACAGCAGCTCATTATATTCCTCTCTTAAAAAAGAAATATAACCTAGACTTAATTATTGCTAATGGTGAGAATTCAGCTGGCGGTGTAGGAATTACAGCGAATGTATTAAAGGAATTATTAGAAATGGGTATTGATTGCATTACAACTGGTAATCATGTTTGGGATAAAAAAGAAGTTTTCAATTTTATTGATACTGAAAAACGCTTAATTCGCCCTGCAAATTATCCCCCAGGCACACCGGGTAAAGGTTATCATATTCTTTCTATGAACAATTACAAGATTGCTGTCGTTAATCTTTTAGGTAGAGTGTTTATGCCTGCCATCGACTGTCCATTTCGTACTGCTGATCAGATTCTATCCAAAATTAAAGATCAATGCGAAATTATTATTATCGATTTTCATGCTGAGGCCACTTCCGAAAAATTAGCTTTAGGATATTATTTAGATGGTCAAGTATCATGCATTGTAGGAACGCATACACATATCCAAACTGCAGATGAACGCATCTTACCAGAGGGAACCGCTTTTATTTCAGACATTGGTATGGTAGGAAGCTGGAATTCGATTTTAGGTGTTGATAAAGAACCTGTAATACAAAAATTCTTAACGGGCTTACCCACTAAATTTACTGTAGCATCTGGTAGTGAGACAATCTTCTGTGCCGTAATTATTAAAATTGACCCTTCTACTAATAAGATTAGCGAGATTATTCGAATACAAGAAAATTTTAAATTTTAA
- the rny gene encoding ribonuclease Y: MLTTALVAFFSFGIGYWIRKKTAEAKIISAEEAAKKIIVEAERSSEAKKKEALVEAKEDIHKLRNELERETKERRSELQRLERRLMQKEENLDRKVDSLEKKEEIISHKEAELDKSQEIINTLYAKQLAELERLSGLTSEEARNLLLANAREEIKLETAMMIKELEQQAKEEADKKARNIISLAIQRCAADHVAETTVSVVALPNDEMKGRIIGREGRNIRTLETLTGIDLIIDDTPEAVILSGFDPIRREVARIALEKLIADGRIHPARIEEMVEKAQKEVEQRIKEAGEQATFETGVHGLHPEIIKLLGRLKYRTSYGQNVLKHSIEVAHLAGVMAAELGVDVMLAKRAGLLHDLGKAVNHEMEGSHVELGMTLAKKYRESPEVVNAIGAHHGDEEPITVQAVLVAAADAISAARPGARRESLESYLKRLTRLEEIAESFEGVEKSFAIQAGREIRIMVKPDKIDDLASVRLSRDIVKKIENDLEYPGQIKVTVIRETRAVDYAK; encoded by the coding sequence ATTTTAACTACTGCACTTGTTGCGTTCTTCAGCTTTGGCATAGGCTATTGGATACGCAAAAAAACTGCCGAAGCAAAAATAATCTCAGCTGAAGAAGCTGCGAAAAAAATAATCGTTGAGGCAGAGCGTTCAAGCGAAGCTAAGAAAAAAGAAGCATTGGTGGAAGCAAAAGAGGATATTCATAAACTTAGGAATGAATTAGAACGAGAAACTAAGGAACGTCGTTCTGAGCTCCAACGTTTAGAACGACGCTTAATGCAGAAAGAGGAAAATCTTGACAGGAAAGTTGATTCTCTTGAGAAAAAAGAGGAGATTATCAGCCATAAAGAAGCTGAATTAGATAAAAGTCAAGAAATAATTAATACTTTATATGCCAAACAATTAGCTGAATTAGAAAGACTCTCGGGGTTAACATCTGAAGAAGCTCGTAATTTATTATTAGCGAATGCTCGAGAAGAAATTAAACTTGAAACGGCAATGATGATTAAAGAATTAGAACAACAAGCAAAAGAAGAAGCTGACAAAAAGGCACGTAACATCATCTCTTTAGCAATTCAGCGATGTGCTGCAGATCATGTTGCAGAAACTACTGTTTCAGTTGTAGCGTTACCTAATGATGAGATGAAAGGTCGTATTATCGGACGTGAAGGACGTAATATTAGGACCTTAGAAACCCTTACTGGTATTGATCTTATTATTGATGATACTCCCGAAGCCGTTATCTTGTCTGGCTTTGATCCGATACGTAGAGAAGTCGCTAGAATTGCTCTAGAAAAATTAATTGCTGATGGAAGAATTCATCCTGCGCGTATTGAAGAAATGGTTGAAAAGGCACAGAAAGAAGTGGAGCAACGAATTAAAGAAGCTGGCGAACAGGCCACCTTTGAAACTGGGGTTCACGGACTTCATCCAGAAATCATTAAACTTCTTGGTCGTTTAAAGTATCGCACCAGTTATGGGCAAAATGTACTTAAACATTCTATCGAAGTCGCCCATTTAGCAGGCGTCATGGCTGCTGAGTTAGGTGTAGATGTGATGCTAGCAAAACGAGCGGGTCTCTTACACGATCTTGGTAAAGCAGTCAATCATGAGATGGAAGGATCTCATGTTGAATTAGGCATGACTTTAGCAAAAAAATATCGTGAATCGCCTGAAGTAGTGAATGCGATTGGTGCTCATCATGGTGATGAAGAACCTATCACAGTACAGGCAGTATTAGTTGCTGCTGCTGATGCTATTTCTGCAGCTAGACCTGGTGCTCGTCGTGAAAGTCTTGAAAGTTACCTAAAACGATTAACACGATTGGAAGAAATAGCAGAATCTTTCGAAGGCGTAGAAAAATCATTTGCTATTCAAGCGGGTCGTGAAATTCGTATTATGGTTAAACCAGATAAAATTGATGATCTAGCATCTGTTAGATTATCAAGAGATATTGTCAAAAAAATTGAAAATGATCTTGAATATCCAGGACAAATAAAAGTAACTGTAATTCGTGAAACACGTGCTGTTGATTACGCGAAATAA
- a CDS encoding regulatory protein RecX, with protein sequence MIHPLNNHNDIWQYSLHLVTRRSYSEKELQQKLEYKDYSCDDIEKVFSRLKEYGYINDIKLANHLFHKYLETNKYSTKQILYKLKLRGLPDAILSEIARDFDDIEEWKSALKVVTARFKSFDTTTKEKIYRYLASRGFSATSIHKVLQTLSHCDK encoded by the coding sequence ATGATTCATCCCTTGAATAATCATAATGATATCTGGCAATACTCATTGCACTTAGTAACTCGCCGTTCCTATAGTGAAAAAGAATTACAGCAAAAATTAGAATATAAGGATTATAGCTGCGATGACATTGAAAAGGTTTTTAGCCGTTTAAAAGAATATGGTTACATCAATGATATTAAACTTGCAAATCATTTATTTCATAAATACTTAGAAACAAATAAATATAGTACTAAGCAAATTCTTTACAAATTAAAGCTACGTGGTTTACCAGATGCAATTTTATCTGAGATCGCAAGAGATTTCGATGATATTGAAGAGTGGAAATCGGCGCTTAAAGTAGTTACTGCCCGTTTTAAAAGCTTCGATACGACTACAAAAGAAAAGATTTATCGCTATTTGGCTTCTAGAGGTTTTTCAGCGACTAGCATTCATAAAGTCTTACAAACCCTTTCTCACTGTGATAAATAA
- the recA gene encoding recombinase RecA, with translation MEKSTTSDKLQALESAVRKIEKDFGKGSIMKLGEAAARMNVEVIPTGALPLDIALGIGGVPRGRMIEVYGPESSGKTTVALHMIAETQKSGGLAAFIDAEHALDPGYAKNLGVDIDNLLISQPDNGEQALEICEALVRSNAIDMIIIDSVAALVPKAEIDGEMGDSHVGLHARLMSQALRKLTGIISKSRTIVVFINQIREKVGVMFGNPETTTGGRALKFYSTIRLEVRRAESLKQGNDIIGNRTKVKVVKNKVAPPFKQAEFDIMYGEGISHEGCLVDIGTSFEVINKSGAWYSYKDTRLGQGRENVKEFFKQNPDIADEIDKKIRELLLVGKVQAVVPDPLDDSSLE, from the coding sequence ATGGAGAAATCAACAACATCAGATAAATTACAAGCATTAGAAAGTGCTGTACGCAAAATTGAAAAAGATTTTGGCAAGGGCTCTATTATGAAATTAGGCGAAGCTGCTGCCAGGATGAATGTCGAAGTTATTCCAACAGGTGCATTACCACTTGATATTGCCCTTGGCATTGGCGGCGTACCTAGAGGTAGAATGATAGAAGTATACGGCCCTGAATCATCTGGTAAAACAACCGTCGCCTTACATATGATAGCTGAAACCCAAAAATCTGGTGGATTAGCAGCATTTATTGATGCTGAGCATGCCCTAGATCCTGGATATGCTAAAAATCTTGGTGTTGATATTGATAATTTGCTCATCTCACAGCCGGATAATGGTGAACAAGCTTTAGAAATCTGTGAAGCTTTAGTAAGAAGTAATGCAATTGACATGATCATAATTGATTCAGTTGCCGCTTTAGTACCCAAAGCGGAAATTGATGGCGAAATGGGCGATTCTCATGTGGGTTTACATGCGCGGCTGATGTCACAAGCATTACGTAAATTAACCGGTATTATTAGTAAATCACGTACAATCGTTGTGTTTATTAATCAAATTCGTGAAAAAGTAGGCGTTATGTTTGGTAACCCAGAAACAACTACTGGCGGACGTGCTCTAAAATTCTATTCTACAATAAGACTAGAGGTAAGAAGAGCTGAGAGTCTTAAACAAGGTAATGATATTATCGGTAACCGTACTAAAGTAAAGGTTGTTAAAAATAAAGTTGCTCCACCATTTAAACAAGCTGAGTTTGATATTATGTATGGTGAAGGAATCTCCCACGAAGGATGTTTAGTCGATATTGGAACTTCATTTGAAGTTATCAATAAAAGTGGAGCATGGTATTCCTATAAAGATACTCGCCTTGGACAAGGACGAGAGAATGTAAAAGAATTCTTTAAACAAAATCCCGACATTGCAGATGAAATCGACAAGAAGATTCGAGAATTGCTCTTGGTTGGCAAAGTACAAGCGGTTGTGCCCGACCCTTTGGATGATTCATCCCTTGAATAA
- a CDS encoding DEAD/DEAH box helicase, translating to MNDTQLFGTIPLSKKLLSAIAEMGFEEPSPIQNQTIPLVLEGHDVIGQAQTGTGKTAAFGIPAIEKIADSRQIQVLVLTPTRELAIQVSEELAKIGKFKRIKTLPIYGGQPIDRQIKALRMGVHVVIGTPGRLLDHIRRKTIKLDAVKTLILDEADEMLDMGFVEDIETIMQEVPVEGRQTLLFSATMPGPIATLARKYMNNPKTISINREQLTVPLIDQIYYETREKLEALCRVLDVETTGKSIIFCRTKRGVDDLVVSLQGRGYMADGLHGDLSQAQRDRVMKKFRDGKLELLIATDVAARGIDIDDITHVFNYDIPQDNEAYVHRIGRTGRAGKKGVAITFINPREYRQLKLIEKLTKSRIVRKQLPSAADILDRQREIIKNRLVQTIEQGKFEVYQDIIVDLAADYDPIEIAAAALKLAQEGFKEKFTVEEEKPDFTNTGAEAGMVRLFINAGRAQKIRPEDIVRTIAEGADISGNTIGVINIYEKFTFVEVPIDVAERVIAVLHKSSIKGYKINVEPAKSR from the coding sequence TTGAACGATACTCAATTATTTGGTACTATTCCATTAAGCAAAAAACTACTTTCAGCAATTGCTGAAATGGGTTTTGAAGAACCCTCACCGATTCAAAACCAAACCATTCCTCTTGTACTTGAAGGTCACGACGTTATAGGACAGGCACAAACAGGTACAGGTAAGACCGCTGCATTTGGTATACCTGCAATAGAAAAAATTGCTGATAGTCGTCAAATACAAGTGTTGGTACTTACTCCAACTCGTGAACTTGCAATTCAAGTCTCAGAAGAGCTGGCAAAGATAGGTAAGTTCAAAAGAATAAAAACTTTACCTATTTATGGTGGGCAACCAATTGACCGACAAATTAAGGCTCTACGTATGGGTGTACATGTTGTAATTGGTACTCCAGGTAGACTTTTAGATCACATTCGCCGGAAAACAATAAAACTTGACGCTGTAAAAACACTTATTCTTGACGAAGCTGATGAAATGCTTGATATGGGCTTTGTTGAAGATATTGAAACTATTATGCAAGAAGTTCCTGTTGAAGGAAGACAAACACTCTTATTTTCTGCTACTATGCCAGGACCAATTGCTACTTTAGCAAGAAAATATATGAATAATCCAAAAACAATTTCTATCAATAGAGAGCAGCTTACAGTACCTCTTATTGACCAGATTTATTATGAAACACGAGAAAAATTAGAAGCATTATGTCGCGTTTTAGATGTAGAGACAACAGGTAAATCGATTATCTTTTGCCGTACTAAAAGAGGTGTGGATGACTTGGTTGTATCCTTACAAGGACGCGGTTATATGGCTGATGGTTTACACGGTGATCTAAGTCAAGCACAACGTGATAGAGTCATGAAAAAATTCCGTGATGGAAAACTTGAATTATTAATAGCCACAGATGTTGCTGCTCGCGGTATAGATATTGATGATATCACACATGTCTTCAATTACGATATCCCTCAAGATAATGAAGCCTATGTACATCGTATTGGACGTACAGGACGTGCTGGTAAAAAGGGTGTGGCAATTACCTTTATTAATCCTCGTGAATACCGCCAGCTTAAACTGATCGAGAAGCTAACTAAATCACGTATTGTACGCAAGCAACTACCTTCAGCAGCTGACATTTTAGATCGTCAACGAGAAATCATTAAGAATCGTTTAGTGCAAACAATTGAACAGGGTAAGTTTGAAGTCTATCAGGACATTATTGTGGATTTAGCCGCTGATTATGATCCAATAGAGATTGCTGCCGCTGCTCTTAAACTTGCTCAAGAAGGATTTAAAGAAAAGTTTACCGTTGAAGAAGAAAAACCTGACTTTACTAATACGGGCGCTGAAGCAGGTATGGTACGTTTGTTTATTAATGCTGGTAGAGCACAGAAAATCCGTCCAGAAGATATTGTACGCACGATAGCAGAGGGAGCCGACATCTCTGGAAATACAATTGGTGTAATCAATATTTATGAAAAATTTACTTTTGTAGAAGTACCAATAGATGTAGCGGAGCGTGTTATCGCAGTACTGCATAAAAGCTCAATTAAAGGATATAAGATTAATGTTGAGCCTGCTAAAAGCAGATAA
- a CDS encoding competence/damage-inducible protein A — MVVEIVTTGTELLLGQIMNTNAPFLSEKLNELGFDVLYHSTVGDNRVRMTQVFNNALERSDIIITSGGLGPTQGDITKEVTANLLNRPLFLHEESVAHMTDLLAKRNRSMTESNLRQAMIPKGALVLRNENGTAPGVIIEHNNKIIIHLPGPPHELKSMFEQAVVPYLKSHFNSQGAIVSRVLHTYGIGESSLEDKIKGFILSQSNPTIALLARQGEIIVRLTAKGASKNEAQTLIDTLEKQLRQYIADYIWGLDNDTLEANIGEILTKKQLTVALAESCTGGLVTSRITDISGSSDYLIGSIVCYTNRIKTDFVDVTPQIITKLGAVSQETACLMAAGIRKKFAASIGLGITGIAGPTGATPTKPVGTVFIAIDGPAGIQCQHHTFNGQRTDIKYRISQTALHMLRQYTLSL; from the coding sequence ATGGTCGTAGAAATAGTAACTACTGGTACAGAACTACTTTTGGGTCAGATTATGAATACAAATGCACCTTTTTTATCAGAAAAACTTAATGAATTAGGATTTGATGTTTTATATCATTCTACAGTTGGTGATAATAGAGTACGCATGACACAGGTTTTCAATAATGCGTTAGAACGATCAGATATTATTATAACTTCTGGTGGCTTAGGACCTACTCAGGGCGACATTACAAAAGAAGTGACTGCAAACCTATTAAATCGACCTCTGTTTTTACATGAAGAAAGTGTAGCTCACATGACAGATCTTCTTGCCAAACGTAACCGTTCTATGACTGAAAGTAACTTAAGACAAGCTATGATTCCTAAAGGAGCTCTTGTATTAAGAAATGAAAATGGCACAGCTCCTGGTGTGATCATAGAGCATAATAATAAAATAATTATTCATTTACCTGGACCTCCTCACGAATTAAAATCTATGTTTGAACAAGCAGTGGTTCCATATCTTAAAAGTCATTTTAACTCACAAGGGGCAATTGTATCTAGAGTATTACATACTTATGGAATAGGTGAATCCTCGCTTGAAGATAAAATCAAAGGATTTATTTTATCCCAGTCGAATCCAACAATTGCATTGTTGGCAAGACAAGGCGAAATTATTGTCCGCCTTACTGCTAAAGGCGCTAGCAAAAATGAAGCCCAAACATTAATTGATACATTAGAAAAACAACTTAGGCAATACATTGCCGATTACATTTGGGGTCTAGATAATGATACTCTCGAAGCAAATATTGGGGAAATTTTAACTAAGAAACAGTTAACTGTTGCATTAGCCGAATCATGTACAGGCGGGCTGGTTACCAGTCGCATTACCGACATTTCTGGTAGTTCAGATTACCTTATAGGTTCTATAGTTTGTTACACCAATCGAATTAAAACTGATTTTGTTGATGTAACACCGCAAATTATTACTAAACTTGGTGCGGTAAGCCAAGAGACAGCATGTCTTATGGCTGCTGGCATTCGTAAGAAATTTGCTGCTAGTATTGGATTAGGGATTACCGGCATAGCTGGCCCAACTGGCGCTACTCCAACAAAACCTGTTGGTACGGTTTTTATTGCAATTGATGGTCCTGCTGGTATACAATGCCAACATCATACATTTAATGGTCAGCGTACTGACATTAAATATCGTATATCGCAAACCGCTTTACATATGCTAAGACAGTATACATTATCGTTATAA
- the rimO gene encoding 30S ribosomal protein S12 methylthiotransferase RimO, giving the protein MLKAGFISLGCAKNLVDTEVMLGLLATNDIKITDNPHEADILIINTCSFIDSAKEESISTILQMADYKKHGNCKCLIVAGCLGQRYQQELLDELPEVDAIIGTGAWHRIIEAINDTLVDHKRVLLVGETNTLYDETMPRINTTPFYSAYVKIAEGCSNCCSYCIIPKVRGSFRSRTMESIIAEVKNLVATGVKEINLIAQDTTSYGRDLYDSPKLTTLLKELVKIDGLMWVRLLYCYPKYFSNELIELIATESKICKYIDLPLQHANDDILKAMLRQDGRKDIETLLTTLRAKIPSITIRTSFIVGFPGETEEHFEDLKHFIMEQKFDRVGVFTYSQEDDTIAANLPHQLSDEIKQERYHSLMTLQCQISEQLNQGLEGTVLDVLIEQVNINESEIVVSGRSYREAPDVDGQVYVEKAMECKPGDVIKTRIVQGFTYDVVAEKL; this is encoded by the coding sequence ATGTTAAAAGCCGGGTTTATAAGCCTGGGATGTGCTAAAAATCTGGTAGATACAGAAGTTATGCTAGGACTATTAGCCACCAATGATATTAAAATAACGGATAATCCCCATGAAGCTGATATTCTTATCATCAATACATGTAGTTTTATCGATTCAGCAAAAGAGGAATCCATATCTACTATTCTTCAAATGGCTGATTATAAAAAACATGGTAATTGTAAATGTTTAATTGTAGCTGGCTGCCTTGGTCAGCGCTATCAACAAGAGTTGCTTGATGAATTGCCAGAGGTTGATGCCATTATTGGTACAGGAGCTTGGCATCGCATTATTGAAGCTATCAATGATACTCTTGTTGATCATAAACGTGTATTATTAGTAGGAGAAACAAATACACTTTATGATGAAACCATGCCACGCATAAACACAACACCATTCTATAGTGCTTATGTTAAGATTGCTGAGGGATGTAGTAACTGTTGTTCTTACTGTATTATTCCTAAGGTAAGAGGTTCTTTTCGCAGCAGAACAATGGAATCAATTATAGCTGAAGTGAAAAACCTTGTAGCAACTGGTGTTAAAGAAATCAACTTGATTGCACAAGATACAACTAGCTATGGACGTGATTTATATGACTCACCCAAATTGACTACTCTTTTAAAAGAGTTAGTTAAAATTGATGGACTTATGTGGGTGCGATTATTATATTGTTATCCTAAATATTTTTCAAATGAACTAATTGAGTTAATTGCCACTGAATCAAAAATTTGCAAATACATTGACTTGCCTCTACAGCATGCTAATGATGATATTTTAAAAGCAATGTTGCGGCAAGATGGTCGTAAAGATATAGAAACTCTTTTAACCACCTTACGTGCAAAGATTCCTAGTATTACGATTCGCACATCTTTTATTGTAGGTTTTCCAGGTGAAACAGAAGAACATTTTGAAGATTTGAAACACTTTATAATGGAACAGAAATTTGATAGAGTAGGGGTCTTCACTTATTCACAAGAAGACGATACTATAGCAGCAAATCTTCCCCATCAGCTCTCTGATGAGATTAAACAAGAGCGTTATCATAGCCTTATGACATTGCAATGTCAAATATCTGAACAGCTTAATCAGGGATTAGAAGGTACAGTTTTGGATGTATTAATTGAACAAGTTAATATCAACGAGTCAGAGATTGTTGTCTCTGGACGCTCCTATCGTGAAGCACCTGATGTAGATGGGCAAGTTTATGTTGAGAAAGCAATGGAATGTAAACCAGGAGATGTCATTAAAACAAGAATTGTCCAAGGCTTTACCTATGATGTTGTTGCAGAAAAATTATAA
- a CDS encoding extracellular solute-binding protein, translating into MRRYLPILLISFFVLVTIVTGSTSLQGYADEQNPEKNIKSINVYTTLPIEQLSILAQEYEKTQKVRVNLVPLSEANLLTKIRVEMAAPNADIIIANSALLEQIQKMNLLKPYASEQTDIIPERFKEENGYWTGIWYDPMVFAANRDFLKTLPKVPSKWSDLTQDSKYRIGITDFLAAEASANLFYTLVSATGESEAFSYLKKLHPQIVQYAKFLSTPVRMAGMGEVDIAIATQSETIRYMNDKFPITLLYPEDGTSFVLTGSALVTGAKNETEAKQFMDWLLQDAAHSILYTSSFYLIPTNPETLIYKYYDTKHIKLLDKKETFSIEQKSQLLDKWVTTVRLAPK; encoded by the coding sequence ATGCGTCGTTATCTGCCAATTTTATTAATCTCCTTCTTTGTACTAGTTACTATAGTCACTGGGAGTACATCTCTCCAAGGTTATGCTGATGAACAAAATCCTGAGAAGAATATTAAAAGTATTAATGTTTATACTACGTTGCCGATAGAGCAACTATCAATATTGGCTCAGGAATATGAAAAAACGCAAAAGGTACGTGTAAACCTTGTGCCTCTTTCTGAAGCAAATTTACTAACAAAGATTAGAGTAGAAATGGCTGCGCCTAATGCTGACATTATTATTGCCAACAGTGCACTTTTAGAACAGATCCAAAAAATGAATCTACTAAAACCATATGCTTCTGAACAAACAGATATTATACCGGAACGATTTAAAGAAGAAAACGGTTATTGGACAGGTATCTGGTATGACCCTATGGTTTTTGCAGCGAATCGTGATTTCTTAAAAACCCTTCCTAAAGTACCTAGTAAATGGAGTGATCTCACTCAAGATAGTAAATATCGTATTGGTATAACTGATTTCTTAGCAGCAGAAGCTTCTGCTAATTTATTTTATACTTTAGTATCTGCAACTGGAGAGTCTGAAGCATTTTCTTATCTGAAAAAGCTTCATCCCCAAATTGTTCAATATGCTAAATTTCTATCTACTCCTGTGCGCATGGCTGGAATGGGTGAGGTAGATATTGCCATTGCGACTCAGAGCGAAACAATACGTTATATGAATGACAAATTTCCTATAACATTATTATATCCGGAAGATGGTACCTCTTTTGTATTAACTGGATCTGCATTAGTTACAGGCGCAAAAAATGAAACAGAAGCTAAGCAATTTATGGATTGGTTGCTACAAGATGCTGCCCATAGTATTTTGTATACAAGCAGTTTTTATTTAATTCCTACAAATCCAGAAACACTCATTTATAAATATTACGATACAAAACATATTAAGCTTTTGGATAAAAAAGAAACCTTTTCAATTGAACAAAAAAGTCAACTACTTGATAAATGGGTAACTACAGTACGGCTCGCTCCAAAATAA